In the Archangium lipolyticum genome, GAACTTCATCGTGGCGTACGAGGGGCTGCTCGGCCGCGTCTCGATGCCGACCGAGGAGGAGATGAACAAGTTCACCTCCTTCCAGCTCCAGGTGCAGCTGCCGCCGAACCCCATCCGCCAGCTGGACAACTCACTCACCCCCGCCCAGAAGGCCGGCCGCGACTTCTACTTCGGCAGCCGCCGCGTGGACGGCCTCGCGATCGGCGCGGACACCGGCTTCAACTGCAACGGCTGCCACACCATCGACGCCGCGCAGGGCTTCTACGGCACCGACGGCCGCTCGAGCTTCGAGGGAATCAGCCAGATCATGAAGATTCCCCACGTGCGGAACATGTACACGAAGGTCGGCATGTTCGGCTTCCCGGACAGCAGCTTCTTCCAGCATCCGGAGACGGGGCAGCTGGGAGACCAGATCCGCGGCTTCGGCTTCACGCATGACGGCGCGGTGGACACCCTGTTCCGCTTCTTCAGCGCCATCGTGTTCTCCAACACCAGCGTCGGAGGGCCGCTGGTGGGCTTCCCGGGCGACACCGACCGCCGCAACGTGGAGGCCTTCATGCTGGCGGTGGACAGCGACCTGGCGCCCATCGTGGGCCAGCAGGTGACGCTCACGTCGGCGAACGCCGCCGCCGTCGGCTCGCGCATCGACCTGCTCATCGCGCGCGCCCGGGCGCCGTTCGTGTCGAAGGTCCTGGGCGGCGCCACCTACGAGGCCGACCTGGTGGCGAAGGCGGTCGTGGGCGGCAAGCCGAAGGGCTTCCTCTACGACCGCAGCGCGGGGACGTGGAAGCCCGATGACGGCACCGCGAACATCACCACCACGGCCCTCCGCGCGCTGGCGACCAAGGCGGGCCAGGAGGTGACCTTCACCGCGGTTCCGCCGGGCTCTGGCGTGCGCATCGCGATCGACCGCAACCTGGACGGCAAGCTCGACGGCCAGTAGCCAGCGAGCGAGGCAGGCCTCCCCTGCTCTTCATGCCCCGCCCCCGGCCTACCGGAGGCGGGGTTTCTTCTGTGCACGATTCGCCTACTGCGTGCACGGCGAGGAGCGCTACGCCTTCTTCCTAGCCTTCCGTGCGCGCTTCGGCGTAAGTCCCTGGAGCGGGGACAAAGCACCATGCCACCCATCTGGGAAGCAGATGTCAGCCTGACCCACGAGGATGCCACCCGGCTGGTGGAGCATCAATTTCCGGAGCTCGCCCCGGCGAGGCTGGAGCACCTGGGAACGGGCTGGGACAACGTGGCGTACACGGTGAATGGGCAGTGGGTGTTCCGCTTTCCGCGCCGGAAGGTGGCGGTGGGGCTACTGGAGAACGAGGCCCGCGTCCTTCCGCGGCTGGCCCCCCACCTGCCGCTGCGCATCCCCGAACCGGTGTGGCACGGCCAGCCGGAGGGGGACTACCCCTACCCCTTCGCCGGGTACGCACGGCTGCCGGGGGTCACCGCGTGCGCCGTGACGTGGACGCCCGGGGAGCGGCTGCGCAACGCCGGGGCGCTCGGGAGGTTCCTCGCGGCGCTGCACGGCCTTCCCGTGGATGACGAGACACGGGCGCGTGGCCCGGGGGACGAGCTGGCCCGGGCGGACCTGCGCAAGCGCGCGCCGATGATTCTCGAGCGGCTGGCGAAGGTGGAAGCGGACGACCCGGAGGTGGATGGAGCGGCGGTGCGCGCCTGGATGTCCCGGCTGGTAGACACGCCGCCCTGGGAGCGGCGCGCCTGCTGGGTGCACGGGGACCTGTACGCGAGACACCTGCTCGTGGACGAGCACCACACGGTGACGGGGGTGCTCGACTGGGGAGACGTGCACCTGGGAGATCCGGCGATCGACCTGACGCTCGCCTTCACCTTCCTGCCGCCGGAGGCGCGAGGCGCGTTCCGCGAGGCCTACGGCGCCATCGACGAGGCCACGTGGGACCGGGCACGTTTCCGGGCGTTCCACTATGGAGTGGCGCTGCTGCTGTACGGCAGGAGCGAGGGAGACGAAGCCATCACGCGGGTGGGCCGGGACGCGCTCCGTCATGGCATCGCCGTGTAGCCCCTTACAGCACCGTGAATGACGCTGAAACCCCTTCATAGGGGCTTATCTGCCCGGTCCATCCAGACTTCCAGTGGCCCTTGTGGCGGATGCGGTAGGTCCCGGCCGCGGCGTTCTTCGTGTCCCAGGTAATCGTTATCTTGGAATAGGAGATGCCGCTCCGTTCCCAGCGGTATGTCGTTTCCGGGTCCCAGTCCCACGCGATTGCGACCCATGCGCCGTTCACCAGTCTTTCGACCGCCAGGAACGAGCCCTGCGTCTGGAGATTGTTGTTCGGATGCCCGCCCCAGTACTGCACGGTCACCAAGCTTCCCCTCGAATAGCTCGCGGCCGGCTGGGTGATCACGCTCCCGAAGTCCTTGTCGAGCGGCTTGTCATCCAGCACCACCTTCGCGGTCAGATCGACCGTCTGGCCCGTCACGTCCTCGGGCGTGGGGCCGGCCGCGACGTCGGCGCCACTGACGATGGCCTTGCTGAGCCTGGTAAACTCCTGCTGAAAGGCGGCCAGCTCGTTCGGGCCGAACTGCGTGCAGGCTCCCTCATACCACTGAAGGGCGTACTCCTCCCGGGTGGCCAGGTATGACGCGTACGAGTTGGAGAGCCCGGCGATGACTGCCGTGTCGACGCCGACACTCG is a window encoding:
- a CDS encoding phosphotransferase, with product MPPIWEADVSLTHEDATRLVEHQFPELAPARLEHLGTGWDNVAYTVNGQWVFRFPRRKVAVGLLENEARVLPRLAPHLPLRIPEPVWHGQPEGDYPYPFAGYARLPGVTACAVTWTPGERLRNAGALGRFLAALHGLPVDDETRARGPGDELARADLRKRAPMILERLAKVEADDPEVDGAAVRAWMSRLVDTPPWERRACWVHGDLYARHLLVDEHHTVTGVLDWGDVHLGDPAIDLTLAFTFLPPEARGAFREAYGAIDEATWDRARFRAFHYGVALLLYGRSEGDEAITRVGRDALRHGIAV